GGAATACTTGAAGATCTACAAAGGTTTTGAGGCGCTGCTGAATGCGGCGAGCAGCGGATTGCCCGTTGATCTGAATACAGTAAGCGGAGTACTTCATCAGTGATAAGAATCGTTAGTAATGAATATTGTTTTTCAGCTGCCTGTGCCGCCTTCGCAGCGCGATAATCTGGAGTCATCGTTCGCCATAGTGGCAGCCGAGGAATGTGATCCGGGCGATGACATTTGTGAGATAGGTGTGCGCATCGAGGAGCAGCTGGCCAAGCAGCTTATGATGTGCAAGAATACGAGGGATCACCACAAGGCCATGGGCGATGTGGCAGGAATGAATCGCTTCGAGAATCTCGCTCTGACAGTGCAAAaggatttggatttggtgcGTTACTCGAAGCGCAAGAATCAAACACTGCCCAAATTCCACTACGAGAAGCGTTCCTTTAACATTGTGCACTGCAACACGGATCTGACGGACAATGAACTCGAAATTGTTGTGGTGCGTGGTCTAAACTATAATGTGGCAAATCCCAAGGATGTAGACACCTATGTGCGCATTGAATATCCTCTGTTGAATGCAAGTATTTCATGACTCTTGTAGTTAACCATTATATTAACTTCTGTTGGACTGTAGGATGAATTCTTCAGGGCTAAAACGAATGTGATCAAGGACACAGATAGTCCGGACTACGATGAACGCTTCAAGGTTGATATCCAGCGGGGCAATCGACAGTTTAATCGCATCATCAAACGTCATGGCGTTAAGTTCGAGATCTATTCAAGAGGGTGAGTGTCGCCTTTGCGattggcttttgcttttgaattattaatcAATTACTAGCACTGCTGTAACAAAATTAATCTGTACTAATGCCAAACGCATACGCATATCAATTAACCAAGGTGAAGCGAAAGTTCGATATAGTAGAACTCATTCGAGGTTCTGTGGCGTATAATACTGTCAAACTCTAAGCCGCAAGCTATACAGAATAGAATTATAGTAATTGTACTTCATGTAGTAATTGATAACTTAATATAACTCTATATCAATACTTCACTAAAGTCTTAATTGAAATCTAATTTCAATcaactaatttgaaattgttttttatagtaaaagtaaaagtaaagtaGATTTGGAGTTCATAATTCAAGCTAATTTAAATTGGTTTTAAAGACAGTAAAGTATTTTCAGCTATCACAAgttttgttcatttgtttCAAAACTTTTCATATAAAACTACAACTAAATTCCTAATTGATGGCAtgcttttatttcacttttagtTTTGTCTTAAATTATTAGACCACTTTAGTTATTCGCTTTTCTGGCTTAATTTGCCTACAtccttaaatttattttgttttcctgTAGAGCTTTGCGCCTCGATAAACACATATCCATTGCAAGACATTAAACCCATTATTcagatattttaataaatatgttttttgcCAAATCCCAACTCATTTCAAAACGCGCTCAATGCTACGCCACAAAAAAATGTCgctaaaataaaatcaataaataaacacacacaaaaacaaaaaacaaacaaaacgctAAGCAGCTGCAGTATTGATTGTTGTGGACTAAGTCGTAAACTGCCCGTATGTTGTTTCAGAGGATTCTTGAGATCCGACACTCTGATTGGCAGCGTAAATGTGAAGCTGGCGCCGCTGGAGACCAAGTGCGACATACACGATACCTATGATGTGAGTGtctattttagtaattttgaaTAGAACTTTGATTAATTCGATTTACTCAATTACAGCTGATGGAGGGCAGGAAGCAGGTAGGAGGCAAGTTGGAGATTAAGGTGCGTGTGCGGAATCCCATACTGACCAAGCAGATCGAGCACATCAATGAGAAGTGGCTGGTGCTGGATGCCGAAGGCTAAACTGACAACTTTTAATCCTGGCTTTGCTTCAACTATtacactcaacacacacaaagttaAAACACGCgttatgtactatatgtatatttatataaatatttatgtatatgagAATACTTGAATTGTTGGCAAGGCGCCTCGAGCTGCTTCGCTGCCTCTCTGAAGATTTGTGCCCCAAGTTCAGTTCCATTCCAGACAGAGAGATCGACGACAGTTCAAgtgaaggagaaggaggatgaggagaagcagcagcggcagcagcgatgACGCCTTGCGGCCAATTAAAGCCTGATTATGTTTTGCATCTAATATGAGCGATATGTTAATAACCATTATTACCTTATGATTTCTTGTTTTGTGTGCTCATCAATTGTGTGTTAAATTACAACTCGAGATATTCGACAATTTGCGAGAAGGCGCTGCGCTCATTGAAAACATCTACGCCGCGCACCTTGTAGAAACCTGTTACAAGGTTACTAAATTTAGTACTATGACTGCACAATTGATGTCTTAACTCACCGTTGACGCTGCCATTGAGACCGGGAGCATACTGAAACGATGGATACGGCAGATGCCAGCCGAGCGAGATTTGCTGCCAGTCAGCGGAGGCAGCTGTGTCGCCACTAGCCCTAAACCAAACCTCGTAGCTCTTCAGGCACTGCGTGGAGCGCGGCTGTTCGCTCCAGCTGATGAAGACCTCACGCCCAGTGATCGCCACAATCTCCAGCTGCTGGGGTCGCTTCAATTTGGGCCACGCCGCCGAGCAAACGCGCAACAGCATCACCCAGGGCAACGGCAGACTGGCCGAGTTCACCACCAACTCGCTGTTGTACTGCCAAATGGGGCCCGTCTCATACAGTCGCGGTGTCTGCGCCCGACGCATCTGCTCCCGCAGTGTTGCATTCGGATACGCTGGACTCCCGGCCTGTTGCCACACACGGAACGGATCTGTGCTGTGCGGCACCAGCAGCTCCGTGATGAACGCCGACTCGTTGGCAATCGACATGTTCAGCGTATACTTGTGATGATAGGCCGTCAGTTGTGGTCCCGCCTGCTCGGGACTGAGAAAGATGGTGGCCATGTACTGGGCTACGCCGTTGCCGGAAATGCTGCGCAGCACCTGCACACTGTGCTTGCTGTCCATGTTGACGAGCTCCAGGTCCGCAGCGCGTATGCCCAGCTTGGCCAGCATGCCTAGAGCGGCATACACCGGCTTCTGTATGAACTGCGAGTGCGGCGGTTGCGTCTCATTCATGCGAAAGTGCGCCAGAAGTGTGCTACGAGAGAAAACGGAGTTAGCTCACGAGTGGAGGAAGTGCTCGGGTCTTACCGCTGCTGAAACTCGTGCGGATGATAGCTGAGGAAGGCATTGTCATGGCTGATGGACTCCAGTTGATCCATGACGCCGCCAGCGAGCTTGGCGTGCCAGTGCTGCATCACGGTGGACATCAGGGTGGCCGCATAGCGCACATCCGCCTGGAAATCACGGGGCGTGCTCCAACCCGAAACGGGATCCGCCTCGCTAGGAAAGAAAAAGCGATTAAACAAGTTCCACACCGttgttatgtacatatataattggTTATCAGATCCTATAAAGGCTATTAATGTGTTGTCCAGGCTTAAAGAttctttattcaattttctaaACTAAATTTGTTCTTCTTAGGACCCACAAAACGTTCTGCTCTTGcgtaaatatatgaaaatacaggaaaaactaaagaaatttaacggggttttttcttgtttcttatCTCTATGTCCCATTTTATAATCGTTGTGTGATTTTCTTTCtgtcgcactgctatttcaaagttcacagctgtaAATGAGTATTGGCACGTAACTACGCTCCCTTTTGACTCTCATGGATATACCGATGAAGTTATTAAGCTTTCAGTCTATTAAATACCTCCCATACCCTTAAACCGACTTCGACACTCACTCATTGGCCACTGGCAGCTGCTGGAGCTGCGGATAGTCGTGATAGATCTTGGCGAGCAACGCCAGCGAACCGTTTAGTATTTCCGTTGCACTGCCATCGATCCCCTTGCGATGATAGGTGAGGATATCGATGGGACACTTGGCCAGCTGCTCGTTGCACACCTCGAGCAGTTGCCAGCACAGCGGGTGACGTTGCTCCGCCTTGAAGAGACCCGCGGGACCTCGCAGTGCACGATAGAGTTGCTGCTGACGCTTGGACTTGCGACGGCCGCCAGCTTTGCTCAGGCCACGACGCACGGCCTGCACGTACTCCAGATAGGACTGTGCGGTGAAGTTGATGCGGTTGTAGTTTAGCAAATCCGGCTCGTTCCATGTCTCGTAGCGCCAGCTGGACAAGCGAGCGGCACCATGACGAGCTACAGCATGAGAATAATATGAGAATGGAAAAGGCAATCGTCATCTACTCAAACTCACCCAGTTGATGGTTGATCAGACTCTTGGTGAAGTGCTCCCAGAGAAACCAGTTGCGTTCGGGATTCGCCGTAAACACCTGACCGGGATTGCCCATGAACTCCAGCACCGGCGACAGTCGCAGCTCCTGCAGCAGATCGACAAACGCATCGAACTTTTCGTAATCATAGCGCGGCACTCCATCCGTACTATACTCGAGCAACTGCACCAGCTCGAGCAGCCAATggatgcgtatgtgtgtgatgGCTCCAAAGGGCAACGCGCCAATCTGTCGCAGATTCAATTGGAGAGCGGGCGACGTCAGGGCCGTGGCAATGCCTGTGTGACTAATGTCGCCAGCGGGACAGAAGCCGACGCCCGTCCAGAAGTGGGGCAGCGTATGGTAGACGACGACATCGCTGCTTGTTGTGTAGTGGGCGTGGCCCAGGGCAGCAAAGAGCAGCAggcgccacagcagcagccacattaTTAATTTCCAATTTACCTCTAGTCGAATTAATCTACAAcgaattatttatgtatatttgttttttttttttgccttttgcagtACTATTATTGCGCGTCAATTCGCTGTTCGATGTTGCTTGGTGATAAGCAGCGCTTGCTCCAGTGCGCCTCGGCATCTGTCTGTATCTCTGTAtctgttgttgccgttggcCGTTGACCACGGCCTTGTCGTGACGTcacagccaaagcagcagcagcagccgcagtagcagaagcaacggcagcagccgAGGGAGACGACAGCagcctctgtctctgcctctgccgcagtcgcagtcacagcaacagcgTGCCAGTTTCTccccaacaacaactccaacaaacaaaaaaacaacctAGAGGaaatggagaaaaaaaaacgtttgcCGGCGCGCCGCATTGATTGAGAATTGCAATCCCTCATTAGGGGTGGAAACCAGACAAGAAAGCTCTAAGCGAGTTTgttcgactgcgagatacctGCTACGTAATTTTTAGGGAATGGAAAAGAtagttttgcatttcaaatttaaattatagtataatattgcttaattaatttatttttaagtttttctttaattattgtATGACAATAATGTAGATTATAAAACTAGATTGATTTAAAGTTACTGAatcattatttaataaattaatgtttataaaatCTGAAAgcaatttgaataattgaaatatacaatttaatttatttacttcacTATAGTTACTAAATTGTTGGTCACATTGAGCTATTGTCCAGCTATTCGATGTTTCAACTCTATCGATTAAAGTTATTACTGACAGGTAACATTCCTACTTACAAACCTTCAAACCCTTTATATAAACATGTAATACTCAGCTAATTAATACaatcattttgaaattcttaGAAAAACTTGCATATAttcttgttttgtgttttcccctcagttttgtatttatttttataggcTGTCGACAtcaacttataatacccttttatcGAGAGCGGCTATAAAAACTCTGTCGAGGCGTGCCACAAGGCGCAGGTATCTACATCGCAATCCACATTCACATCTACTATACAACTACATTGACAGTCACATCCATGGTCATATCCACACACAGTCACATCTTGGCTCTCCCCCAGCTTCGGGCTCTGGCAGAGGAGTGTGAAAGGTGTGACAAATATGTTTCGTAGGGCGATAATGCTCGTGCTCGTATATAACAATTACATGTTCACATCTAAGGGGTAGGTATTACACACCACAcgaacgaacacacacacagacgcacactCACCCACAACaccattatattttattgtatacacaACACCCTTGCGAAAGCTTAGCCAAAAAGCTTATCGCACATCTTATGGCCTAATCGCTTTGTCATGCCTCTCGACCAGCAGCTGCTCCAAGTCCTTTTATGGGCtatgaattttcaatttattatccAAGTTATTCCATTTTCATGCTCACACCTCCATTTTCTATCTCTTTCTTTCCCTGTTTGTTTATACCAAAACGATTTGTCTCGCCTTTTAAGGGTCTACATTTGAGTTCTTAATTGTCGgctttattattcttatttatggcaatgaaaatgtattcaattttaatgcattCAAATGTTAGGTATTTACAgagttcattaaaatataatttaacaaGTTGATGATTTTAAAGATTTCTATCAGAACTTGCtgtaaacttaatttattgtattttaaatatgcttaGATTAAtcttgttttctttaattcctttaaaatagtattatattagcatattaaaatttaaatctacTTAACAGTTTTAAACAAGTTTCTATGTCCCAAAAGACACTGAATAGATCGTCAAGTGGGTACTAAAACTTTTACCAAAATTGTGTTAGCTTATGAAGGTCTATAATCGCTTTCTATTACCTACAAATGGCATCATTTATAAGTAATGAGCACCATAAATGACATCGGAGAATGAAAACTTACTCAAGCAACCATAGTCAGTTTTTTGTTTCAGTTCAGTCCAAAGTAGAATGAAAATCCTGCATGATCTGTTAATTGTGGCTATCCCTAGTCAGCTGTGTGCGCTGTTGCCACATTTCAGTGGCAATCATTTGAACAGCTTTCGGATAAGTTTAATCGGCAAACTGTATGGGCGGTTTGTGGCCTTGCTAATGCTGATCAGTGGCTTCATCTTCAGCGAGGATGTGCTCTTCTCACCGAACGAATACAAACTGATGAAGCACCTGCAAGGCGACACGGAGGACATCAACAGAACGATTGAGACGctcttttgcatttgcagttaCACGGTGATTGTGGTCTCCAGTGTGCTGAATGCGTCCAAGCATTATCGCACCATACGCGATCTCTGTCAGCTGGATGAGTACCTGGTCTCCCATGGCTATGTGGCCAGCTACAGTTGTCGCTATGTTGGCACTCTGCTGGTGCTCGCCTGCTCCAGCGTTGTCCTGGTTGCTGTTTACTACATTCACTTTGAGAGCGACATTAGTGCCAAGCGAGAGTTAATCCTGATTGTGGTCTACTGTATGCAGATGCTCTACTCCTGTCTCTTTGCCTTGTATCTGCGCGTCATACTCAAGTGTCTGGCTCAGCGCATTGAGTTCCTCAATGTGCGACTCGATGAGTTCACGCGACAGGAGAAGCAGTTGTACACCAAAGATGATTGGCTGGAGCTGAGCAATCTCATCGAGATCTTCTGCAAGTTTCGCTACATTAATGAGAACATGAATTCCATCACTGGTGTTGGGTTGCTCTTCTACTTTGGCTTCGCCTTCTACACGGTCACCAACCAGAGCTATCTCGCCTTCTCCACTTTGACTACGCCCATTCAACTGCGCAAGAAATACGATACTATCGGATTGTCATGTGCTTGGGTTCTGGCCGAGACCATCATTATGGCCGTCATCTGCAGCTCCTTTGACTGCCTCGCATCGGAGGTAAGTATAGAGCACGAAAAGTGAGTGGAAGCTCAAATTGTTCATGAGTGTATCCAAGTGTATTCATTATTCTAAATTTGtaaaagaattaatttttctTGAGTACACCAAGagtgtatttataaaaattaacgACAGTGCATAACATCATTGTGTATTCACAAGTGTATCCATGAATATTcgtgaaatataaatatatattcatgaatAAAAGGTATATCACTGAATtcgatttcaataaataaCTTGCTTATATGTTTTGAAATGCATTCACAAATGTATTCAAATAAAGACTAAGATGCATTCTGGAATGTATTcatgaattatttaatacatttcaatttatattattattatatgaaatGTCAGCATTACATAGTTTACTACAAACtaatttttggaaattcaaGTTATGGTCACGCCATCGTTAAGATTCGGAcacttcaatattttttttattgttaaaattgtaaattgttgcAAGTTAACTGTAAATTCCAAATATTAGAATTAGTGACAATTTTGTGAACGTTTGTGGAGCATATAAATTAACTGACGTGTGCATATGATACGTTATTAGAAGAGCATGCATCCAATCACAATCCAGCCAAGCGGGAATCATTGTCCAAACACATTTGAAGCAACGTACAGCATGGatggagcaacagcaacagcgacaccGCCAGCTTCGACCCCAGAACTGCCCACCACGTCATCgtcagcgacagcaacagctttGGGCGATgtcaacaacaccaacagcaacagcaacaacaccgtCGATACCGACAATATTGGCTGGGCCAGGGATAAAACTGAAAGCACATCGAAGCTACGCCACCGTGCAACATCGAATTCCTTCACCGGCAGCTCATTAGCAGCGCATGAGACTGGCGGATACGTCGCTCCGGATCCTACgttgacagcgacagcgacatcCACGTTCACGTCAACGCCAACGacgacaccaacaacagcgacagcaacatcaacatccaGTGCAAGTGGATCGAGCAATAAGAACGATAAAGACAAGGAGCAGCATGAATCGTTGTACGAGTGCAATATTTGCTTGGACCCAGCCAAGGATGCGGTGGTCAGCATGTGTGGCCATCTATTCTGTTGGCCCTGTTTGCATCAGTGGCTGTTAACGCGACCCAACCGCAAACTCTGTCCCGTCTGCAAGGCAGCCGTCGACAAGGACAAAGTTATACCGCTCTACGGTCGGAATAGCACCCGCCAGGAGGATCCAAGCAATAAGGTGCCGCCACGTCCCGCCGGACAGCGAACAGAACCAGAGCCAGCACCAGGCTTCCGAGGATTCGGCTTTGGCGATGGAATCCAGATTTCATTTGGCATTGGCGCTTTTCCTTTCGGCTTCTTTACATCAACGCTTAACTTGGGCGAACGACGTCCTGCAAATCGTGGCACCACACAATACGAGAATGAGCAGACACTGTCCAGACTATTTCTATATCTCGCCTTTATCTTAATCTGTTGGCTGCTATTTGCCTAGCAACCTGTTCCCAGCACAATGGATACAATACCCCAAAAGACACGAGAAGGAAGTCAATGCTAAATATGCAGAACAGGAGCATGATCGTCGTCCCTTATCCTTACCCCACAAAATTCCAGCAGTTTCACTCTCCTTGTGGTGATTTCACGTTTTTGCAGtctgtaaattttatttcatttgtatcTTTCGGATAttttttaacaacaacaaattgtacattttaaatgtttttaacgTACTACACACAATTGGCGGCAGCAACGGAGAAAGGATTCGTGTTCTAaacacaaccaacaaccaattATGAGATCGTGAATACAATTACTATCTATAATTCGTTATTTACATGTACACAATCCTTTCGCCTTATGCTTTGATGAACGCAAATCAAATTTCTGGGCTCATTCATGACTATACTCATAAGTACTCATGAGTGTTTTTCAAATGGTGCTTATTTTCGCATTAACTTAAGGCACTCATAAATATTCGCATGAGTGCACTCAAAAACACTCATTTGTTGTACTCGTTATTAAATTTCCCTCATACAATcgacatttaaattaattattttaatggaCCCTGTCGCCTGTTTTACCCGATAAGCATAAGCCCCACAGGCCCCTCGACCATATCCCAGATCAAGATAGACACGAGTGCGTTTCAATCGTTTTCGTTGCCCTCAGCTCCCCCCGCTCCGCCGTCACGCCCACTTACTGGTCACATCTAGTTAGTGAAATCCTGGACAACCGACGACAGTGTCCAGTCGGCGATGAGTCCAAACACTTGGGTTATCGAAATGAATTCGCACAAGTCACGTTCGTTTACCCATCCTCAAGCGCATCCTCGCTCCCAGCTGTCGAATGATGCATTTGCTCGGCGTGCTGTGTCCAACGATAATCCCGTCTTCGAGGACATCAGCACAATTCTTTCGGTGCTAAAGGCCAGCGGTTTGCTGCCCTTTTACGAGCAACTGTCCAGCTATGAGGTGGGTCCGCCCAGCAAGACCAACGAGTTCTATTCGTTCTTTGTGCGCGGCGTCGTCCATGCGCTGACCATCTTCAACATCTACAGCCTGATTACGCCCAATTCGGCGCAGTTGTTCTTCTCACTGCGGGAAACGGACAATGTGAATCAGTGGATCGAGTTGCTGCTCTGTATTTTCACCTACACTCTAAGTGAGTTTTCGAGCTTCGAGCGAACTCCATTTAATCCGCTTCCCATATTTTAGCCGTCTTTGTTTGCGCACGCAACACGAAGAGCATGCTGGAGATCATGAACGAAATACTCAAGCTGGACAAAGAGGTGTTGCGTCAGTTTGGCGTTGTGCTCAGCAACAATTGCCATTTCTCGGTCAAGTTTCTGGTGGTCATCGTCTGCTGCCAGGCCTACATTATGGTGCTACGCATCTATGCCGTCAAGGGTGTGATTACTCCCACATCCTACATCCTGATTGCGTTCTACGCCTTTCAGAATGGCCTGACTGCCACGTACATAGTGTTTGCCTCGGCTCTGTTGCGCATCGTTTGCATTCGCTTTCATTTCGTCAATCAACTGCTGAATGCCTTCACTTatgtgcagcagcagaagctggCCAAGAAAAGTCGTCGTCAGCCGCCGGTGTCGAAAATGGAGCACTTTCCAGAGGATTCGCTCTTCATTTATCGCACgcacaacaaattgttgcgCATCTACAAGAGCATCAACGAGTGCTGCAGCCTGATCATTGTCTGCTTTCTCGGCTACTCCTTCTACACGGTGACCACCAATTGGTATAATCTGTTTGTGCAGATCACCAACAACAAGGGCATCATCTCGGCCCACATTCTGCAGTGGTGTCTGGCCTGGCTCTGTTTGCACACCTCTCTGTTGGCCTTGTTGTCGCGCAGTTGTGGAGCCACCACCTACGAGGTGGGCTGTGAATTCTCCTAACTTCCTCTCATTGTTAATTTCCATTACTTTGCAGGCCAATTCCACATCGCAGATCCTGGCGCGGGTCTACGGCAAGAGCAAGGAGTTCCAGAATATTGTAGGTTACATCTAACATTCACTTAactgttattaatttatactcTTTTGAACAGATCGACAAGTTTCTCACCAAGAGCATCAAGCAGGAAGTGCAATTCACAGCTTATGGTTTCTTTGCCATCGACAACTCCACGCTCTTTAAAGTGAATATAATACTTCTTAACACAATTCATAGTTTAAAGTACATATCAACTTATTTTTTCTTAGATCTTTTCGGCTGTAACCACATACTTGGTCATCTTGATACAGTTTAAGCAGCTTGAGGATTCTAAGTTAGAGGAGCAAGTGCAAAACGAAGTTTAGATTCAAAACTAATCATATTTatgattatatatatttaacgtttactgtttcattttattaactaGATTACAAATCTTACGTCAATTTTACTAATTGCATATCTAGTACGCACAACTTGgaaaatcaaaatgcaaatgcacaaaaattaaactttgcaaataataaaaataaaacatattcataaattatacttaattgtttctcttttgcattcattttcaCTTCATTTGTTTATGATTTAACATTTAAGAAACCGACGCCGAAAAAcacacaattttttaatacGAGTTGCAGGGCACACGAAAAGTCAAATGAAAACTTATGAATTTATGAAAATCTTCAACATTTCGTTTTTGATGTTGATTAagagcaaaatgcaaatttgctgCTTGTCTGTGGTTGTTGTAGTTAACTAAAGGGGATTAATGCTACTTCTAACAGTTGAGGACTTTGGACTTGCGACGCGTCTCCCCAAACAGGAATGAACAAATGCGATCCAGAGCAAAGGCACCAACGATGTCAACAATCAGCACAGTGAGCAATGTGACGCGGAACTGCAAAGTACAAATTGTTGTCAAATAAAAGTGTCAAAGTATAACATTGGAAATACCAAACTTACATTCGACGGGAAATCCACAATTTCAAAGAATTGCGTCAGTCCGGGCACGGCGCCAGTGGTGAGGAAAAGCACCAAAGCAGCCGAGGCGCCAATGGCGCACATCAGCATTCGATTGGCGCGCAGACTCTCCATAAACGGATGACCCTGTTAAATAAGAGATTGGTTCATAAATGAAGTTATTGTATTACTTAATACAATCAATTAATAAagacttttttaaattttcgatAGATTTTCGTAGTAATCATTTCGTctattagtatatattttcgGTTTTTATACCT
This DNA window, taken from Drosophila nasuta strain 15112-1781.00 chromosome 2L, ASM2355853v1, whole genome shotgun sequence, encodes the following:
- the LOC132783539 gene encoding alpha-L-iduronidase — encoded protein: MWLLLWRLLLFAALGHAHYTTSSDVVVYHTLPHFWTGVGFCPAGDISHTGIATALTSPALQLNLRQIGALPFGAITHIRIHWLLELVQLLEYSTDGVPRYDYEKFDAFVDLLQELRLSPVLEFMGNPGQVFTANPERNWFLWEHFTKSLINHQLARHGAARLSSWRYETWNEPDLLNYNRINFTAQSYLEYVQAVRRGLSKAGGRRKSKRQQQLYRALRGPAGLFKAEQRHPLCWQLLEVCNEQLAKCPIDILTYHRKGIDGSATEILNGSLALLAKIYHDYPQLQQLPVANDEADPVSGWSTPRDFQADVRYAATLMSTVMQHWHAKLAGGVMDQLESISHDNAFLSYHPHEFQQRTLLAHFRMNETQPPHSQFIQKPVYAALGMLAKLGIRAADLELVNMDSKHSVQVLRSISGNGVAQYMATIFLSPEQAGPQLTAYHHKYTLNMSIANESAFITELLVPHSTDPFRVWQQAGSPAYPNATLREQMRRAQTPRLYETGPIWQYNSELVVNSASLPLPWVMLLRVCSAAWPKLKRPQQLEIVAITGREVFISWSEQPRSTQCLKSYEVWFRASGDTAASADWQQISLGWHLPYPSFQYAPGLNGSVNGFYKVRGVDVFNERSAFSQIVEYLEL
- the LOC132783550 gene encoding gustatory receptor 68a isoform X2; the encoded protein is MKILHDLLIVAIPSQLCALLPHFSGNHLNSFRISLIGKLYGRFVALLMLISGFIFSEDVLFSPNEYKLMKHLQGDTEDINRTIETLFCICSYTVIVVSSVLNASKHYRTIRDLCQLDEYLVSHGYVASYSCRYVGTLLVLACSSVVLVAVYYIHFESDISAKRELILIVVYCMQMLYSCLFALYLRVILKCLAQRIEFLNVRLDEFTRQEKQLYTKDDWLELSNLIEIFCKFRYINENMNSITGVGLLFYFGFAFYTVTNQSYLAFSTLTTPIQLRKKYDTIGLSCAWVLAETIIMAVICSSFDCLASEANSTSQILARVYGKSKEFQNIIDKFLTKSIKQEVQFTAYGFFAIDNSTLFKIFSAVTTYLVILIQFKQLEDSKLEEQVQNEV
- the LOC132783553 gene encoding E3 ubiquitin-protein ligase RNF185-like; its protein translation is MHPITIQPSGNHCPNTFEATYSMDGATATATPPASTPELPTTSSSATATALGDVNNTNSNSNNTVDTDNIGWARDKTESTSKLRHRATSNSFTGSSLAAHETGGYVAPDPTLTATATSTFTSTPTTTPTTATATSTSSASGSSNKNDKDKEQHESLYECNICLDPAKDAVVSMCGHLFCWPCLHQWLLTRPNRKLCPVCKAAVDKDKVIPLYGRNSTRQEDPSNKVPPRPAGQRTEPEPAPGFRGFGFGDGIQISFGIGAFPFGFFTSTLNLGERRPANRGTTQYENEQTLSRLFLYLAFILICWLLFA
- the LOC132783550 gene encoding gustatory and pheromone receptor 32a isoform X1, which gives rise to MSPNTWVIEMNSHKSRSFTHPQAHPRSQLSNDAFARRAVSNDNPVFEDISTILSVLKASGLLPFYEQLSSYEVGPPSKTNEFYSFFVRGVVHALTIFNIYSLITPNSAQLFFSLRETDNVNQWIELLLCIFTYTLTVFVCARNTKSMLEIMNEILKLDKEVLRQFGVVLSNNCHFSVKFLVVIVCCQAYIMVLRIYAVKGVITPTSYILIAFYAFQNGLTATYIVFASALLRIVCIRFHFVNQLLNAFTYVQQQKLAKKSRRQPPVSKMEHFPEDSLFIYRTHNKLLRIYKSINECCSLIIVCFLGYSFYTVTTNWYNLFVQITNNKGIISAHILQWCLAWLCLHTSLLALLSRSCGATTYEANSTSQILARVYGKSKEFQNIIDKFLTKSIKQEVQFTAYGFFAIDNSTLFKIFSAVTTYLVILIQFKQLEDSKLEEQVQNEV